A region of Rhodanobacteraceae bacterium DNA encodes the following proteins:
- a CDS encoding Translation elongation factor Tu translates to MSKEKFERKKPHVNVGTIGHVDHGKTTLTAALTKVGAERFGGEFKAYDQIDAAPEEKARGITISTAHVEYESPNRHYAHVDCPGHADYVKNMITGAAQMDGAILVVSAADGPMPQTREHILLGRQVGVPYIVVYMNKADMVDDAELLELVEMEVRELLSKYDFPGDTTPIIKGSALKALEGDQSEIGVPSILKLVDALDTYIPEPKRDIDKPFLMPVEDVFSISGRGTVVTGRIERGIIKVGDEVEIVGIRPTTKTTVTGVEMFRKLLDQGQAGDNAGLLLRGTKREEVERGQVLCKPGTITPHTKFESEVYVLSKDEGGRHTPFFKGYRPQFYFRTTDITGAVELPEGVEMVMPGDNIKMTVALIHPIAMQEGLRFAIREGGRTVGAGVVTKVIE, encoded by the coding sequence ATGTCCAAAGAGAAATTCGAGCGCAAGAAGCCGCACGTGAACGTGGGGACGATTGGTCACGTTGACCATGGCAAGACGACGCTGACGGCGGCGCTGACGAAGGTGGGCGCGGAGCGGTTTGGCGGCGAGTTCAAGGCGTACGACCAGATTGACGCGGCGCCGGAAGAGAAGGCGCGCGGGATCACGATTTCGACGGCGCACGTGGAGTACGAAAGCCCGAACCGGCACTACGCGCACGTGGACTGCCCGGGACACGCGGACTACGTGAAGAACATGATCACGGGTGCGGCGCAGATGGACGGCGCGATCCTGGTGGTCAGTGCGGCGGACGGTCCGATGCCGCAGACGCGCGAGCACATCCTGCTGGGTCGCCAGGTGGGCGTGCCGTACATCGTGGTGTACATGAACAAGGCGGACATGGTGGACGACGCCGAGCTTTTGGAGCTCGTCGAGATGGAAGTGCGCGAGCTGCTGTCGAAGTACGACTTCCCGGGTGACACCACGCCGATCATCAAGGGATCGGCGCTGAAGGCGCTGGAGGGTGACCAGTCGGAGATCGGCGTGCCGTCGATCCTGAAGCTGGTGGACGCGCTGGACACGTACATTCCGGAGCCCAAGCGCGACATCGACAAGCCGTTCCTGATGCCGGTGGAAGATGTGTTCTCGATTTCGGGTCGTGGCACGGTGGTGACCGGGCGCATCGAGCGCGGGATCATCAAGGTGGGCGACGAAGTGGAGATCGTGGGCATTCGGCCGACGACGAAGACGACGGTGACGGGTGTGGAGATGTTCCGCAAGCTGCTGGACCAGGGGCAGGCGGGCGACAACGCGGGTCTGCTGCTGCGCGGCACCAAGCGCGAGGAAGTGGAGCGCGGTCAGGTGCTGTGCAAGCCGGGCACGATCACGCCGCACACCAAGTTCGAATCCGAGGTGTACGTGTTGTCGAAGGACGAAGGCGGCCGTCACACGCCGTTCTTCAAGGGCTACCGTCCGCAGTTCTACTTCCGCACCACCGATATCACGGGTGCGGTGGAGCTGCCGGAGGGCGTGGAGATGGTGATGCCGGGCGACAACATCAAGATGACGGTGGCGTTGATCCACCCGATCGCGATGCAGGAAGGCCTGCGGTTCGCGATTCGCGAAGGCGGCCGCACGGTGGGCGCCGGCGTGGTCACCAAGGTCATCGAGTAA
- a CDS encoding Protein translocase subunit SecE: MRGLDAETAVPDSKKPMNAKAETMATGKATDIGLLTLAVLIVVAGVAAYYLLPSTVPSIVHTLSVVGAIVVACGVAWFTTPGHAVRDYLRETQFEMRKVVWPTREETIRTTLVVILVVVVLSVVLGLIDIILKSVILDWLLKL; encoded by the coding sequence ATGCGTGGACTGGATGCGGAAACAGCAGTGCCGGACAGCAAGAAACCCATGAATGCAAAAGCGGAAACGATGGCAACCGGCAAGGCGACGGATATCGGCCTGCTGACGCTGGCGGTGCTGATCGTCGTCGCGGGCGTGGCGGCGTACTACCTGCTGCCCTCGACCGTTCCGTCGATCGTGCACACGCTCAGCGTGGTGGGCGCGATCGTGGTTGCCTGCGGCGTGGCCTGGTTCACTACCCCCGGCCATGCCGTGCGTGACTACCTGCGTGAAACCCAGTTCGAGATGCGCAAGGTGGTGTGGCCGACGCGCGAAGAGACGATCCGCACGACGCTGGTGGTGATCCTGGTGGTGGTGGTGCTCAGCGTGGTGCTGGGCCTGATCGACATCATCCTGAAATCGGTCATCCTCGACTGGCTGCTGAAGCTGTGA
- a CDS encoding Transcription antitermination protein NusG: MSETTGKRWYVVHAYSGFEHQVARALAERVARSGMQDKFGEVLVPTEEVVEMRAGQKRKSERKFFPGYVLVQIETTGEARAPRIDDECWHLVKETPKVMGFIGGTADKPLPIKDSEADAILNRVKEGIEKPRPKVLFEPGEMVRVIDGPFNDFNGVVEEVNYEKNRLRVAVLIFGRSTPVELEFGQVEKA; encoded by the coding sequence ATGAGCGAAACGACAGGCAAACGCTGGTACGTGGTCCACGCCTACTCGGGCTTCGAACATCAGGTCGCGCGCGCGCTCGCCGAGCGGGTGGCGCGTTCCGGGATGCAGGACAAGTTCGGCGAAGTGCTGGTGCCGACTGAGGAAGTGGTCGAGATGCGCGCCGGCCAGAAACGCAAGAGCGAGCGCAAGTTCTTCCCGGGCTACGTGCTGGTGCAGATCGAGACCACCGGCGAGGCGCGCGCCCCGCGCATCGACGACGAGTGCTGGCACCTGGTCAAGGAGACGCCCAAGGTGATGGGCTTCATCGGCGGCACCGCCGACAAGCCGCTGCCGATCAAGGATTCCGAGGCCGATGCGATTCTGAATCGTGTCAAGGAAGGCATCGAGAAGCCGCGTCCGAAGGTGCTGTTCGAGCCGGGCGAAATGGTGCGCGTGATCGACGGACCGTTCAACGACTTCAACGGCGTGGTCGAGGAAGTCAATTACGAGAAGAACCGCCTGCGTGTGGCGGTGCTGATCTTTGGCCGCTCGACTCCGGTGGAATTGGAGTTCGGGCAGGTGGAGAAGGCTTAA
- a CDS encoding LSU ribosomal protein L11p (L12e), translating into MAKKVVGYIKLQVKAGEANPSPPVGPALGQRGLNIMEFCKAFNAATQKLEKGLPIPVIITAYSDRSFTFVTKTPPATVLLKKAAGIESGSSKPNTDKVGKVTRKQLEDIAKQKEPDLTAADLDAAVRTIAGSARSMGLNVEGV; encoded by the coding sequence ATGGCAAAGAAAGTCGTCGGTTACATCAAGCTGCAGGTCAAGGCCGGTGAGGCCAACCCCAGCCCGCCGGTCGGTCCGGCGCTGGGCCAGCGCGGCCTCAACATCATGGAGTTCTGCAAGGCGTTCAATGCCGCCACGCAGAAGCTGGAAAAGGGCCTGCCGATCCCGGTGATCATCACTGCGTATTCGGACCGCAGCTTCACCTTCGTCACCAAGACCCCGCCCGCGACCGTGCTGCTGAAGAAGGCGGCCGGCATCGAGTCGGGTTCGTCCAAGCCCAACACCGACAAGGTGGGCAAGGTGACCCGCAAGCAACTGGAAGACATCGCCAAGCAGAAAGAGCCCGACCTCACCGCGGCGGATCTGGACGCGGCCGTGCGCACCATCGCCGGCAGCGCGCGCAGCATGGGTCTCAACGTGGAGGGCGTCTGA
- a CDS encoding LSU ribosomal protein L1p (L10Ae), which yields MALSKRFKAMAGQVEPGKQYPVDAALKILKDNAKTRFVESVDVAIRLGIDAKKSDQGVRGSTVLPHGTGKTVRVAVFCPAGEKAEAAKAAGADAVGMDDLAAQMQGGDIDFGVVIATPDAMRVVGKLGQLLGPRGLMPNPKVGTVTPDVVGAVKNAKAGQVRYRNDKAGIVHCSIGKVNFEVDALKDNLNALIADLIKVKPSTAKGQYLQKVSVSSTMGLGVIVDPSTLAAMAAK from the coding sequence ATGGCACTGAGCAAGCGTTTCAAAGCGATGGCCGGCCAGGTCGAGCCCGGCAAGCAATATCCGGTCGATGCGGCGTTGAAGATTCTGAAGGACAACGCCAAGACCAGGTTCGTGGAATCGGTGGACGTCGCAATCCGCCTCGGCATCGACGCCAAGAAGTCCGACCAGGGCGTGCGCGGTTCCACCGTGCTGCCGCACGGCACCGGCAAGACGGTGCGCGTGGCGGTATTCTGCCCGGCCGGCGAGAAGGCGGAAGCGGCCAAGGCCGCCGGCGCCGATGCGGTCGGCATGGATGACCTCGCCGCGCAGATGCAGGGCGGCGACATCGATTTCGGCGTCGTGATCGCGACCCCGGATGCGATGCGCGTGGTCGGCAAGCTGGGACAGTTGCTGGGTCCGCGCGGCCTGATGCCGAACCCCAAGGTCGGCACCGTGACGCCGGACGTGGTGGGCGCGGTCAAGAACGCCAAGGCCGGCCAAGTGCGTTACCGCAACGACAAGGCCGGCATCGTGCACTGCTCGATCGGCAAGGTGAACTTCGAGGTCGATGCGCTCAAGGACAACTTGAACGCGCTGATCGCCGACCTCATCAAGGTCAAGCCGTCCACCGCCAAGGGCCAGTACCTGCAGAAGGTGTCGGTCTCCAGCACGATGGGCTTGGGCGTGATCGTCGATCCATCGACGCTGGCGGCGATGGCAGCGAAATGA
- a CDS encoding LSU ribosomal protein L10p (P0) yields the protein MPLNLAQKKELVAELAEVASKAHSLVAAEYAGLTVEQLTELRKKARTSGVFLKVAKNTLVRRAVDGTEYECAKAQLTGPLLYAFSTEDPGAAGRLVKEYVKTNEGLKPKLVAIGGKAYPASHVDVLASLPTREQALSMLLSVLVQPATMLVRVLAEPATQVTRAINAVGRQKQAA from the coding sequence ATGCCGCTCAATCTGGCACAAAAGAAAGAGCTCGTTGCCGAACTGGCCGAAGTCGCGTCGAAGGCGCACTCGCTGGTCGCCGCGGAGTACGCGGGTCTCACGGTCGAGCAGCTCACCGAGCTGCGCAAGAAGGCACGTACCTCGGGTGTGTTCCTGAAGGTTGCAAAGAACACCCTGGTGCGGCGCGCGGTGGACGGAACCGAATACGAGTGTGCGAAAGCGCAACTCACCGGTCCATTGCTGTATGCCTTCTCGACCGAGGATCCGGGTGCCGCCGGGCGTTTGGTCAAGGAGTACGTCAAGACCAACGAAGGCCTGAAGCCCAAGCTGGTCGCGATCGGCGGCAAGGCGTACCCCGCCTCGCACGTCGACGTGCTGGCGTCCTTGCCGACCCGCGAGCAGGCGCTGTCGATGCTGCTCAGCGTGCTGGTGCAGCCCGCCACCATGCTGGTGCGCGTGCTGGCCGAGCCTGCCACCCAGGTCACCCGCGCGATCAACGCGGTGGGCCGGCAGAAGCAGGCCGCGTAA
- a CDS encoding LSU ribosomal protein L7p/L12p (P1/P2) translates to MSLSNEDIIEAISSKTLVEVMELVKAMEEKFGVSAAAPVAVAAAPAAGGGAAAAEEKTEFNVVLAAVGEKKVEVIKAVRAITGLGLKEAKDLVEGAPQTVKEGASKEDAEKFKKELEAAGAKVELK, encoded by the coding sequence ATGTCCCTCAGCAATGAAGACATCATCGAAGCCATCTCGTCCAAGACCCTCGTCGAGGTGATGGAGCTGGTCAAGGCGATGGAAGAGAAGTTCGGCGTGTCCGCCGCGGCCCCGGTGGCCGTGGCCGCCGCCCCGGCCGCCGGCGGCGGTGCCGCTGCCGCCGAAGAGAAGACCGAGTTCAACGTCGTGCTGGCAGCAGTCGGCGAAAAGAAGGTCGAAGTGATCAAGGCCGTGCGTGCGATCACCGGTCTGGGCCTGAAAGAGGCCAAGGACCTGGTGGAAGGCGCACCGCAGACCGTCAAGGAAGGCGCCAGCAAGGAAGACGCCGAGAAGTTCAAGAAGGAACTCGAAGCGGCCGGTGCCAAGGTCGAGTTGAAATAA
- a CDS encoding DNA-directed RNA polymerase beta subunit, whose translation MTTYSFTEKKRIRKDFGKRPPVLGVPNLLTIQTDSYRDFLQADVPPGKREDKGLEAALKSVFPIRSHSGNAELEFVDYHFGEPAFDERECRVRGMSYGAPLRVKVRLVIYDKDSPASKKVPKLVKEQEVYMGEIPLMTETGTFIVNGTERVIVSQLHRSPGVFFDHDKGKQHSSGKLLFNARVIPYRGSWLDFEFDPKEVLFTRIDRRRKLPVTILLRALGYTNEEMLDIFFEHNVFHLGKEGHAELALVPERLRGETLNFDLVAGDKVLVEKDKRITARHVRELKSAKITTLEVPDDYMVGRILATDIVDAKTGELLASANDELTAEHIAKFRAAGIDTIATLFVNDLDRGPYISNTLRADPTRTQLEALVEIYRMMRPGEPPTKEAAQNLFHNLFFTFERYDLSTVGRMKFNRRVGRDSVTGPAVLYDHRYFSSRKEDDAVKLVEAQGDTSDILDVLRVLIEIKNGHGTVDDIDHLGNRRVRSVGEMAENAFRIGLVRVERAVKERLSLAEADNLGPQDLINAKPVAAAVKEFFGSSQLSQFMDQNNPLSEVTHKRRVSALGPGGLTRERAGFEVRDVHPTHYGRVCTIETPEGPNIGLINSLAVYARTNHYGFLETPYRKVENGKVTDKVDYLSAIEEGNFVIAQANSPLDKHGKFTEEFVSCRFRGESELRPVSEINYMDVSPMQTVSVAAALVPFLEHDDANRALMGANMQRQAVPTLRSEKPLVGTGIERAVARDSGVTIAARRGGVIEQVDAARIVVRVNEKEVGENDPGVDIYTLTKYTRSNQSTNLNQRPLVNVGDKVAVGDTLADGSSTDLGELALGQNMLVAFMPWNGYNFEDSVLLSERVVQEDRYTSIHIEELTCQARDTKLGPEEITADIPNVGEQALNRLDKSGIVYIGAEVKVGDILVGKVTPKGESQLTPEEKLLRAIFGEKASDVKDSSLRVPPGMDGTVIDVQVFTRDGIEKDERAKQIEEMEIQRVRKDLDDQFRILEGAIYGRLRTQLVGKVANNGPQGLKKNATITDEYLDGLKKDEWFKVNPKDEETAELVSRAAEQIKRHKEAFDKRFREKQAKITAGDDLAPGVLKQVKVHLAVKRRIQPGDKMAGRHGNKGVVSMIAPVEDMPYMADGTPIDIVLNPLGVPSRMNIGQILETHLGWAAKGLGEKIGRMLEAKEKANKVREFLNRIYNTGKAEHHVDLDALKDHEILDLAENLKAGVPMATPVFDGADEAEIKAMLKLAELPESGQTMLYDGRTGDAFDRPVTVGYMHYLKLNHLVDDKMHARSTGPYSLVTQQPLGGRAQFGGQRFGEMEVWALEAYGAAYTLQEMLTVKSDDVQGRNQMYKSIVDGEHKMAAGMPESFNVLVKEIRSLAIDMELEER comes from the coding sequence ATGACGACCTATTCCTTCACCGAAAAGAAGCGCATCCGCAAGGATTTCGGCAAGCGCCCGCCGGTACTCGGCGTGCCCAACCTGCTGACCATCCAGACCGATTCCTACCGCGATTTCCTGCAGGCCGACGTGCCGCCGGGCAAGCGCGAAGACAAGGGCCTGGAGGCCGCGCTGAAATCGGTATTCCCGATCCGCAGCCACTCCGGCAATGCGGAACTGGAGTTCGTGGACTACCACTTCGGCGAGCCCGCGTTCGACGAACGCGAATGCCGCGTGCGCGGCATGAGCTATGGCGCGCCGCTGCGCGTCAAGGTGCGTCTGGTCATCTACGACAAGGACAGTCCGGCCTCCAAGAAGGTGCCGAAGCTGGTGAAGGAGCAGGAGGTCTACATGGGCGAGATTCCGCTCATGACCGAGACCGGCACCTTCATCGTGAACGGCACCGAGCGCGTGATCGTCTCGCAGCTGCACCGTTCGCCCGGCGTGTTCTTCGACCACGACAAGGGCAAGCAGCATTCGTCCGGCAAGCTGCTGTTCAACGCGCGCGTGATCCCGTACCGCGGTTCGTGGCTGGACTTCGAATTCGACCCGAAGGAAGTGCTGTTCACCCGCATCGACCGCCGCCGCAAGCTGCCGGTGACGATCCTGCTGCGCGCGCTGGGGTACACCAACGAGGAGATGCTGGACATCTTCTTCGAGCACAACGTGTTCCACCTCGGCAAGGAAGGCCACGCGGAACTGGCGCTGGTGCCCGAGCGCCTGCGCGGCGAAACGCTGAACTTCGACCTGGTGGCCGGCGACAAGGTGCTGGTCGAGAAGGACAAGCGCATCACCGCGCGCCACGTGCGCGAACTCAAGAGCGCCAAGATCACCACGCTGGAAGTGCCCGACGACTACATGGTCGGCCGCATCCTTGCGACCGACATCGTCGATGCGAAGACCGGCGAACTGCTGGCCTCGGCCAACGACGAGCTGACCGCCGAGCACATCGCCAAATTCCGCGCGGCCGGCATCGACACCATCGCGACCCTGTTCGTGAACGATCTCGACCGCGGCCCGTACATTTCCAACACCCTGCGCGCCGATCCGACCCGCACCCAATTGGAGGCGCTGGTCGAGATCTACCGGATGATGCGTCCGGGCGAGCCGCCCACCAAGGAAGCCGCGCAGAACCTGTTCCACAACCTGTTCTTCACCTTCGAGCGCTACGATCTTTCGACGGTCGGCCGCATGAAGTTCAACCGCCGCGTCGGCCGCGATTCGGTCACGGGTCCGGCGGTGCTGTACGACCACCGCTACTTCTCGTCGCGCAAGGAAGACGACGCGGTCAAGCTGGTGGAAGCGCAGGGCGACACCTCCGACATCCTGGACGTGTTGCGCGTGCTGATCGAGATCAAGAACGGCCACGGCACCGTGGACGACATCGACCATCTCGGCAACCGCCGCGTGCGCAGCGTCGGCGAGATGGCCGAGAACGCGTTCCGCATCGGCCTGGTGCGCGTCGAGCGCGCGGTCAAGGAGCGCTTGTCGCTGGCCGAAGCCGACAACCTGGGTCCACAGGATCTGATCAACGCCAAGCCGGTCGCGGCCGCGGTCAAGGAGTTCTTCGGCTCCTCGCAGTTGTCGCAGTTCATGGACCAGAACAATCCGCTGTCGGAAGTCACCCACAAGCGCCGCGTCTCGGCGCTGGGGCCGGGCGGCCTGACCCGCGAGCGCGCGGGCTTCGAAGTGCGCGACGTGCATCCGACCCATTACGGCCGCGTCTGCACCATCGAGACGCCGGAAGGTCCGAACATCGGCCTGATCAATTCGCTGGCCGTGTACGCGCGCACCAACCACTACGGCTTCCTGGAGACGCCGTACCGCAAGGTCGAGAACGGCAAGGTGACCGACAAGGTCGATTACCTGTCCGCGATCGAGGAAGGCAACTTCGTGATCGCGCAGGCGAACTCGCCGCTCGACAAGCATGGCAAGTTCACCGAGGAATTCGTGTCCTGCCGTTTCAGGGGCGAGTCCGAATTGCGTCCGGTGTCCGAGATCAACTACATGGACGTGTCGCCGATGCAGACCGTGTCGGTGGCGGCGGCGCTGGTGCCGTTCCTGGAACACGACGACGCCAACCGCGCGCTGATGGGCGCCAACATGCAGCGTCAGGCCGTGCCGACGCTGCGTTCCGAGAAGCCGCTGGTCGGCACCGGCATCGAGCGCGCGGTCGCTCGCGATTCCGGCGTCACCATCGCGGCGCGCCGCGGCGGCGTGATCGAACAGGTCGACGCCGCGCGCATCGTGGTGCGCGTCAACGAAAAGGAAGTCGGCGAGAACGACCCGGGCGTCGACATCTACACGCTCACCAAGTACACGCGTTCCAACCAGAGCACCAACCTCAACCAGCGCCCGCTGGTGAACGTCGGCGACAAGGTTGCGGTGGGCGACACCCTGGCCGATGGATCCTCGACCGACCTCGGCGAACTGGCGCTGGGCCAGAACATGCTGGTCGCGTTCATGCCGTGGAACGGCTACAACTTCGAGGACTCGGTGCTGCTGTCCGAGCGCGTGGTGCAGGAAGACCGCTACACCTCGATCCACATCGAGGAGCTGACCTGCCAGGCGCGCGACACCAAGCTCGGTCCCGAGGAAATCACCGCCGACATCCCGAACGTGGGCGAGCAGGCGCTGAACCGCCTCGACAAATCCGGCATCGTGTACATCGGCGCGGAAGTGAAGGTCGGCGACATCCTGGTGGGCAAGGTCACGCCGAAGGGCGAGTCGCAACTGACGCCGGAAGAGAAACTGCTGCGCGCGATCTTCGGCGAGAAGGCGTCCGACGTGAAGGACTCGTCGCTGCGCGTGCCGCCGGGCATGGACGGCACCGTGATCGACGTGCAGGTGTTCACGCGTGACGGCATCGAGAAGGACGAGCGCGCCAAGCAGATCGAGGAAATGGAAATCCAGCGCGTCCGCAAGGACCTGGACGACCAGTTCCGCATCCTGGAAGGCGCGATCTACGGTCGTCTGCGTACGCAACTGGTCGGCAAGGTCGCCAACAATGGTCCGCAGGGGCTGAAGAAGAACGCGACGATCACCGACGAATACCTCGACGGCCTCAAGAAGGACGAGTGGTTCAAGGTCAATCCGAAGGACGAGGAAACCGCCGAGCTGGTGTCGCGCGCGGCCGAGCAGATCAAGCGCCACAAGGAAGCCTTCGACAAGCGCTTCCGCGAGAAGCAGGCCAAGATCACCGCGGGCGACGACCTCGCTCCGGGCGTGCTGAAGCAGGTCAAGGTGCACCTCGCCGTCAAGCGCCGCATCCAGCCGGGCGACAAGATGGCCGGCCGCCACGGCAACAAGGGCGTGGTGTCGATGATCGCGCCGGTCGAGGACATGCCCTACATGGCCGACGGCACGCCGATCGACATCGTGCTGAACCCGTTGGGCGTGCCTTCGCGCATGAATATCGGCCAGATCCTGGAAACCCACCTCGGCTGGGCCGCCAAGGGCCTGGGCGAGAAGATCGGCCGGATGCTGGAAGCCAAGGAGAAGGCCAACAAGGTGCGCGAGTTCCTCAACCGCATCTACAACACCGGCAAGGCCGAGCACCATGTCGACCTGGATGCGCTGAAGGATCACGAGATCCTCGATCTCGCGGAGAACCTGAAAGCCGGCGTGCCGATGGCGACGCCGGTGTTCGACGGCGCCGACGAGGCCGAGATCAAGGCGATGCTGAAGCTCGCCGAGTTGCCGGAGTCGGGCCAGACCATGCTGTACGACGGCCGCACCGGCGATGCGTTCGACCGCCCGGTCACGGTGGGCTACATGCATTACCTGAAGCTCAACCACCTGGTCGACGACAAGATGCATGCGCGCTCCACCGGCCCGTACTCGCTGGTCACGCAGCAGCCGTTGGGCGGCCGCGCGCAGTTCGGCGGCCAGCGCTTCGGCGAAATGGAAGTGTGGGCTCTGGAAGCCTACGGCGCGGCCTACACCCTGCAGGAAATGTTGACGGTGAAGTCCGACGACGTGCAAGGCCGCAACCAGATGTACAAGTCCATCGTCGATGGCGAACACAAGATGGCGGCGGGTATGCCTGAATCGTTCAATGTGCTGGTCAAGGAAATCCGCTCGCTGGCAATCGACATGGAGCTGGAAGAACGTTGA